One Brachyspira suanatina DNA segment encodes these proteins:
- a CDS encoding MATE family efflux transporter, producing the protein MTDKKIELFENYPVHKALITLALPTILGMLVNVFYNMVDTFFVGQTGDPNQVAAVSLCMPIYLLLMAFGNIFGIGGGSYISRKLGARDYESVKKISAFAFYASIIVGFISMAVYLIFMKDILKISGASQNTYQFSKDYLVIVAFGAPFVVNQMAMGQIVRAEGSSKEAMIGMMIGTIVNIVLDPIMILYMNMGVAGAALATIIGNACSTVYYIYHILRKKSFLSIHFREFTLHKDILINVFSIGIPVSINNILMSASNILINNLAAGYSDNVVAGLGVSQRIFTLVVLVFIGLSQGLQPFVGYNFASKNYKRMNAAIKISCAVSVVIGFLLLGLSLIFGRLAVAVFINNEEVIDYGVKFLVASYSIAPIIGFQFVFMSTFQALGKSIPSLVLSISRQGIAFVPTILIGTKLFGIKGIIWAQPIADVVTVIMASIMYIYIYKKMKKKLSEEENNSENNSEPAYANV; encoded by the coding sequence ATGACAGATAAAAAAATAGAATTATTTGAAAATTATCCAGTACATAAAGCTCTAATTACGCTAGCACTTCCAACAATATTAGGAATGTTAGTAAATGTTTTTTATAATATGGTAGATACTTTTTTCGTAGGACAGACAGGCGATCCTAATCAGGTTGCTGCTGTATCATTATGTATGCCTATATATTTGCTTCTTATGGCTTTCGGTAATATATTTGGTATAGGAGGCGGATCATATATATCAAGAAAATTAGGGGCCAGAGATTATGAATCTGTAAAAAAGATATCAGCATTTGCTTTTTATGCAAGTATTATAGTAGGATTTATTTCTATGGCTGTATATCTAATATTTATGAAGGATATATTAAAAATTTCGGGAGCAAGTCAGAATACTTATCAATTTTCTAAAGATTATTTGGTAATAGTGGCATTTGGGGCTCCTTTTGTAGTTAATCAAATGGCTATGGGACAGATTGTACGAGCTGAAGGTTCTTCAAAAGAGGCTATGATAGGTATGATGATAGGTACTATAGTGAATATTGTATTAGACCCTATTATGATACTTTATATGAATATGGGTGTTGCCGGTGCTGCTCTTGCTACAATAATAGGTAATGCTTGTTCTACTGTTTATTATATATACCATATATTAAGAAAAAAATCTTTCCTATCTATACATTTTAGGGAATTTACTTTGCATAAAGATATACTTATCAATGTATTTTCTATAGGAATACCTGTTTCAATCAACAATATACTTATGAGTGCTTCTAACATATTAATAAATAATTTAGCAGCAGGATACAGTGATAATGTAGTAGCTGGTCTTGGAGTATCTCAAAGAATATTTACTCTTGTTGTATTAGTATTCATAGGACTTTCTCAAGGGCTTCAGCCTTTTGTAGGTTATAATTTCGCTTCTAAAAATTATAAGAGAATGAATGCAGCTATTAAAATATCTTGTGCTGTAAGCGTTGTAATAGGATTTTTACTTTTAGGATTATCTTTAATATTTGGAAGATTAGCAGTAGCTGTATTTATCAACAATGAAGAAGTAATCGATTATGGTGTAAAATTCTTAGTTGCTAGTTATTCTATAGCTCCTATAATAGGTTTTCAATTTGTATTTATGTCTACATTCCAAGCGTTAGGAAAGTCAATTCCTTCTTTGGTGCTTTCTATAAGCAGACAAGGTATAGCATTTGTTCCTACAATACTTATAGGTACAAAATTATTCGGCATAAAAGGTATTATATGGGCTCAGCCTATAGCGGATGTAGTTACAGTTATAATGGCTAGTATTATGTACATATATATTTATAAGAAAATGAAAAAGAAATTATCTGAAGAAGAAAATAATAGTGAAAATAATTCTGAACCAGCTTATGCAAATGTATGA
- a CDS encoding DUF4241 domain-containing protein yields MDKDFKQQFDKVKHLLLPGFDLDKPFKDKKFNDTELDILDIGEVNLSSGKIIACDPLAYMYDDQVSPFIQTVKPNKYKVSLLIIKDEERISIAKISFSDKEPKRYELAVTGEEDLSEVEEGEFFGYPVDAGMGCFCDYDAAKKYFEYENKLEEESGGDFDNRYDDLFSDLLEDNAKKNPKYQSEYGDWLNWNVPESDSNIVLFTSGYGDGYYPSYFAYDENDNICALYTIFIDLNDEEDEDSNDE; encoded by the coding sequence ATGGACAAAGATTTCAAACAACAATTCGACAAAGTAAAACATCTGCTTTTGCCTGGTTTTGATTTGGATAAGCCTTTTAAAGATAAGAAATTTAATGATACAGAACTTGATATATTAGATATAGGAGAAGTTAATTTATCATCAGGAAAAATAATTGCCTGCGATCCTTTAGCATATATGTATGATGATCAAGTATCTCCATTCATTCAAACTGTAAAGCCTAATAAATATAAAGTTTCACTTCTTATAATAAAAGATGAGGAGAGAATTTCCATAGCTAAAATTTCTTTCTCTGATAAAGAACCTAAAAGATATGAACTTGCCGTTACAGGAGAAGAAGATTTATCTGAAGTAGAAGAAGGAGAGTTTTTCGGATATCCTGTTGATGCTGGTATGGGTTGTTTTTGCGATTATGATGCGGCTAAAAAATATTTTGAATATGAAAACAAACTTGAAGAAGAAAGCGGCGGAGATTTCGATAACAGATACGATGATTTATTTTCCGACTTATTAGAAGATAATGCCAAAAAGAATCCTAAATATCAATCTGAATATGGTGATTGGCTTAATTGGAATGTGCCTGAAAGCGATTCTAATATAGTATTATTTACAAGTGGTTATGGGGATGGTTATTATCCTTCCTATTTTGCTTATGATGAAAATGACAATATATGTGCTTTATATACTATATTCATAGATTTAAACGATGAAGAAGATGAAGACTCTAATGATGAATAA